The Streptomyces sp. NBC_00344 genome includes a window with the following:
- the rdgB gene encoding RdgB/HAM1 family non-canonical purine NTP pyrophosphatase, protein MTRLILATRNAGKVTELHSILADAGLPHELVGADAYPDIPDVKETGITFAENALLKAHAMARATGLPAVADDSGLCVDVLNGAPGIFSARWAGRHGDDEANLGLLLAQLSDIEAPHRGAHFACAAALALPDGTERVVEGRLLGTLRRAPAGTGGFGYDPVLQPAGESRTCAELTAAEKNAISHRGQAFRALVPAVREMLG, encoded by the coding sequence ATGACCCGTCTGATCCTCGCCACCCGCAACGCCGGGAAAGTCACCGAACTGCACTCGATCCTCGCCGACGCGGGCCTGCCGCACGAGCTCGTCGGCGCGGACGCGTATCCCGACATCCCCGACGTCAAGGAAACGGGCATCACGTTCGCCGAGAACGCCCTGCTCAAGGCGCATGCCATGGCCCGCGCCACGGGTCTGCCCGCGGTCGCCGACGACTCCGGTCTCTGTGTGGACGTCCTGAACGGCGCCCCGGGCATCTTCTCCGCCCGCTGGGCAGGCCGGCACGGTGACGACGAGGCGAACCTCGGCCTCCTGCTGGCCCAGCTCTCCGACATCGAAGCCCCGCACCGCGGCGCCCACTTCGCCTGCGCCGCGGCCCTGGCCCTTCCCGACGGCACCGAGCGGGTGGTCGAAGGACGCCTGCTCGGCACGCTCCGCCGCGCACCGGCGGGCACTGGCGGATTCGGCTACGACCCGGTCCTTCAGCCGGCCGGCGAGAGCCGCACCTGCGCGGAACTCACCGCGGCCGAGAAGAACGCGATCAGCCACCGGGGGCAGGCGTTCCGCGCGCTGGTGCCGGCGGTGCGAGAGATGCTGGGCTGA
- a CDS encoding DMT family transporter — protein MSWVLLVVAGLLEVAWSAGMKYTEGFTRLWPSVFTGAGIVASMLLLSQAVRTLPIGTAYGVWVGIGAAGAAVLGMVVLGEPATAARIFFVCLLLVAVVGLKVTSGH, from the coding sequence GTGTCCTGGGTCCTGTTGGTTGTCGCCGGCCTGCTCGAAGTGGCCTGGTCGGCCGGGATGAAGTACACCGAGGGCTTCACCAGGCTGTGGCCCAGCGTCTTCACCGGTGCCGGGATCGTGGCGTCCATGCTGCTGCTCTCGCAGGCCGTCAGGACTCTGCCGATCGGCACGGCCTACGGCGTCTGGGTGGGCATCGGAGCGGCCGGTGCGGCGGTGCTCGGCATGGTGGTGCTCGGTGAGCCGGCGACCGCCGCCCGCATCTTCTTCGTCTGCCTGCTGCTGGTCGCCGTGGTCGGCCTGAAGGTGACCTCCGGCCACTGA
- a CDS encoding ABC transporter permease, which produces MRLYAVVAAGGFRRFATYRVATVAGVFTNTVFGFIMAYTYIALWDERPQLGGYDQAQALTYVWLGQALLTTMALMGGGFEDELIERIRTGDVAIDLYRPADLQLWWLAGDLGRACFQLLGRGVVPMAMGALAFQLALPSNPFVWIAVLLSIVLGMVVSFAMRYLVALSGFWLLDGAGVTQMAWLAGTFFSGMLLPLNLFPGLLGEVARALPWSALLQVPADIMLGKRTGWALPGAYAFQLGWAAALLAAGRMLQSAATRRVVVQGG; this is translated from the coding sequence ATGCGGCTGTACGCGGTCGTGGCAGCAGGGGGGTTCCGGCGGTTCGCGACCTACCGGGTCGCGACGGTGGCCGGTGTGTTCACCAACACCGTCTTCGGCTTCATCATGGCCTACACCTACATCGCGCTCTGGGACGAGCGCCCGCAGCTCGGAGGCTATGACCAGGCGCAGGCCCTCACCTATGTATGGCTGGGCCAGGCGTTGCTCACCACCATGGCGCTGATGGGCGGCGGCTTCGAGGACGAGCTGATCGAGCGTATCCGTACGGGGGATGTCGCGATCGATCTCTACCGGCCAGCCGACCTGCAACTCTGGTGGCTGGCCGGTGACTTGGGCCGGGCCTGTTTTCAGCTCCTGGGGCGTGGCGTGGTGCCGATGGCGATGGGGGCGCTCGCCTTTCAACTCGCGCTTCCGTCCAACCCGTTCGTGTGGATTGCGGTTCTGCTCTCCATCGTCCTGGGGATGGTCGTCAGCTTCGCGATGCGTTATCTCGTCGCGCTGTCCGGCTTCTGGCTCCTCGACGGCGCGGGGGTGACGCAGATGGCCTGGCTCGCCGGGACGTTCTTCTCCGGGATGCTGCTCCCGCTGAACCTCTTCCCCGGCCTGCTGGGCGAGGTCGCCAGGGCGCTGCCCTGGTCCGCGCTGCTCCAGGTGCCGGCCGACATCATGCTCGGCAAGCGCACCGGCTGGGCTCTGCCGGGCGCCTACGCCTTCCAGCTCGGCTGGGCCGCCGCCCTGCTCGCCGCCGGGCGGATGCTGCAGTCCGCGGCGACCAGAAGGGTGGTGGTGCAGGGTGGCTGA
- a CDS encoding DUF1707 SHOCT-like domain-containing protein — translation MTNELPEMRASDAERERIAESLREAVAEGRLDMAEFEHRLDAAYKARTHSELEPLVRDLPAPARSATAPAPQAGDGWAARVGGPATSSGAFAMWGGFNRRGAWTVAARFTAFAMFGGGKIDLREARFEGGDVVIRCFALMGGISVVVPPELHCDVSGFGFMGAFGDKASGPGTPGSPRVRVTGLALFGGIGVDRRMTRAETRRLKELKRSGRKELS, via the coding sequence ATGACGAACGAGCTCCCCGAGATGCGTGCATCCGATGCCGAACGCGAGCGTATTGCCGAGTCCCTGCGGGAGGCCGTGGCCGAGGGGCGCCTCGACATGGCGGAGTTCGAACACCGGCTGGACGCCGCGTACAAGGCCCGTACGCACAGCGAGCTGGAACCGCTCGTACGCGATCTGCCGGCCCCGGCCCGTTCCGCCACCGCCCCCGCGCCGCAGGCGGGGGACGGCTGGGCGGCCCGTGTCGGCGGCCCAGCCACATCCAGCGGGGCCTTCGCGATGTGGGGAGGCTTCAACCGCAGGGGCGCCTGGACCGTCGCCGCTCGGTTCACCGCTTTCGCGATGTTCGGCGGAGGGAAGATCGATCTGCGCGAGGCCCGTTTCGAGGGCGGCGACGTGGTGATCCGGTGCTTCGCGCTCATGGGCGGGATCTCCGTGGTGGTACCCCCCGAGCTGCACTGCGACGTCAGCGGCTTCGGCTTCATGGGGGCCTTCGGCGACAAGGCGTCGGGCCCCGGCACTCCGGGGTCGCCCCGGGTGCGCGTCACCGGGCTGGCCCTGTTCGGCGGTATCGGGGTCGACCGGCGGATGACCAGGGCGGAGACGCGGCGGCTGAAGGAGCTGAAGAGGTCCGGGCGCAAGGAGCTGAGCTGA
- a CDS encoding transglycosylase domain-containing protein, producing MPDAGETVSHEQPEQPGWPPRDPTAGGAPTPEGTPGTQGARGKRPRRTGWRRALPTWRMVLGAVLIVLLLLIGGFLAGYNLVDIPAANSAATKQSNVYLYSDGSELARDGTVNRENVQLSQIPLGVQRAALSAEDRDFYAESAVDPKAMIRAAWNTVTGKGKQGGSTITQQYVKNYYLGQEQTISRKINEFFISIKLDREESKDDILEGYLNTSYFGRNAYGIQAAAQAYYGKNVQDIDVPQGAYLASLLNAPSAYDIVVHPENRPAAEARWNYVLDGMVKKGWLSRAERAAMKFPVPGKARPSSGLSGQRGYVIQAVKDFLGATKVVDEDTLATGGYRITTTLQRKKQDALVNAVDDQVNSKLSKSRAADRNVRVGGASVVPETGKVVAMYGGIDYTKQYVNNATRRDYQVGSTFKPYVFASAVENDSTTQDGRPITPNTVYDGTNHRMVQGPDGPTGYSPGNEDDTSYGDIPVSTATDKSVNSVFAQMAEDVGPAKVEQTAIDLGIPRSTPDLTPTPSIALGPSTASVLDMTEAYASLAGHGRHGTYTLVEAITKNGQNLSLPKNQTEQAISRQAADTTTSILQSVVENGTGSAAQSSGRPSAGKTGTAEDDKAAWFAGYTPDLATVVSVMGQDPTSAVQKPLYGALGLPRINGGGPPAQIWGQYTAAALKGSEATPFDLDLQPGAEQEPPIGPGESSEPPSDTGSSAPSSDEPSTVPTPEPTASGPAEPSAPPAETPTGENPDVIGGLTGGGGDNGGGDGNTNGGLRGENVIP from the coding sequence ATGCCGGACGCTGGAGAGACAGTGAGCCACGAGCAGCCAGAGCAGCCCGGCTGGCCTCCCCGAGACCCCACCGCCGGTGGCGCGCCGACACCCGAAGGCACCCCCGGCACACAAGGGGCGCGCGGCAAGCGCCCCCGGCGCACCGGATGGCGGCGCGCCCTGCCGACCTGGCGGATGGTCCTCGGAGCCGTACTGATCGTCCTGCTGCTGCTCATCGGCGGCTTCCTCGCCGGCTACAACCTGGTCGACATTCCCGCGGCCAACAGCGCGGCCACCAAGCAGAGCAATGTCTACCTGTACTCCGACGGCTCCGAACTCGCCCGTGACGGCACGGTCAACCGTGAGAACGTCCAGCTCTCCCAGATTCCCCTCGGCGTCCAGCGCGCCGCGCTCTCCGCCGAGGACCGCGACTTCTACGCGGAGTCCGCAGTCGATCCCAAGGCGATGATCCGCGCGGCCTGGAACACCGTCACCGGCAAGGGCAAGCAGGGCGGTTCGACCATCACCCAGCAGTACGTCAAGAACTACTACCTGGGCCAGGAACAGACCATCAGCCGCAAGATCAACGAGTTCTTCATCTCCATCAAGCTGGACCGCGAGGAGAGCAAGGACGACATCCTCGAGGGTTACCTCAACACCAGCTACTTCGGACGCAACGCCTACGGCATCCAGGCGGCGGCCCAGGCGTACTACGGCAAGAACGTCCAGGACATCGATGTGCCGCAGGGCGCCTACCTCGCCTCCCTGCTCAACGCTCCCAGCGCGTACGACATCGTGGTCCACCCGGAGAACCGGCCCGCAGCCGAGGCCCGCTGGAACTACGTACTCGACGGCATGGTCAAGAAGGGGTGGCTCAGCCGGGCCGAGCGGGCCGCCATGAAGTTCCCGGTGCCCGGCAAGGCCAGGCCCTCGTCCGGGCTCTCCGGGCAGCGCGGCTATGTCATCCAGGCGGTGAAGGACTTTCTCGGCGCCACCAAGGTCGTCGACGAGGACACGCTGGCCACCGGTGGGTACCGCATCACCACCACCCTGCAGCGCAAGAAGCAGGACGCCCTGGTCAACGCGGTCGACGACCAGGTGAACAGCAAACTCAGCAAGAGCCGGGCCGCCGACCGCAATGTCCGGGTCGGGGGTGCGTCGGTGGTCCCGGAAACCGGCAAGGTCGTCGCGATGTACGGCGGCATCGACTACACCAAGCAGTACGTCAACAACGCCACCCGCCGCGACTACCAGGTCGGTTCCACCTTCAAGCCCTACGTCTTCGCCTCGGCCGTGGAGAACGACTCCACCACCCAGGACGGCCGCCCGATCACCCCGAACACGGTCTACGACGGGACCAACCACCGGATGGTGCAGGGCCCCGACGGGCCGACCGGATACTCGCCCGGCAACGAGGACGACACCTCCTACGGCGACATCCCGGTCAGCACCGCCACCGACAAGTCGGTCAACTCCGTCTTCGCACAGATGGCGGAGGACGTAGGCCCCGCCAAGGTCGAGCAGACCGCCATCGACCTCGGCATCCCCAGGAGCACCCCGGACCTCACGCCCACCCCGTCCATCGCGCTCGGCCCCTCCACCGCCAGCGTCCTCGACATGACCGAGGCGTACGCGTCCCTGGCGGGGCACGGCAGGCACGGCACCTACACCCTGGTGGAGGCGATCACCAAGAACGGCCAGAACCTCTCGCTGCCCAAGAACCAGACCGAGCAGGCCATCAGCCGGCAGGCCGCCGACACCACCACATCCATCCTGCAGAGCGTCGTCGAGAACGGCACGGGCAGCGCGGCCCAGTCGTCGGGCCGGCCATCCGCGGGCAAGACGGGCACCGCCGAGGACGACAAGGCGGCCTGGTTCGCCGGCTACACACCCGACCTGGCCACCGTCGTCTCGGTCATGGGCCAGGACCCCACCAGCGCCGTACAGAAGCCGCTCTACGGGGCGCTCGGCCTGCCCCGCATCAACGGCGGCGGGCCCCCCGCGCAGATCTGGGGCCAGTACACGGCAGCCGCCCTGAAGGGTTCCGAAGCCACCCCCTTCGACCTCGATCTCCAGCCGGGAGCGGAACAGGAACCGCCCATCGGACCCGGCGAGTCCTCCGAACCCCCGTCGGACACCGGGTCCTCGGCCCCCTCGTCCGATGAGCCTTCGACGGTTCCGACGCCGGAACCGACCGCCAGCGGGCCGGCCGAGCCGTCCGCACCCCCGGCCGAAACACCCACCGGCGAGAACCCGGATGTCATCGGAGGCCTCACAGGTGGGGGCGGCGACAACGGCGGGGGCGACGGAAACACCAACGGCGGCCTCCGGGGGGAGAACGTCATCCCGTAG
- a CDS encoding ABC transporter permease — protein sequence MAEGLRAYWLIAGMWIRSTMAYRASFLLTALGNFAATAFDFVAILLMFSHVNSLGGYSLGEIAFLYGAAAASFGFSDLVMGSMDRLGRRVRDGTLDTLLVRPAPVLAQIAADRFALRRLGRVTQGLLVLGYAIGVLDVDWTPVKILLVPVMVLSGAVIFSAVFVAGAAFQFWAQDASEVQNAFTYGGVTLLEYPPTVFAKDLLRGVTFVVPLAFVNWLPALYVLGRPYPLDVPRWTAFLGPVVAVACCLLAGAAWRLGLRAYRSTGS from the coding sequence GTGGCTGAGGGGCTCCGCGCCTACTGGCTGATCGCCGGGATGTGGATACGCTCGACGATGGCGTACCGGGCGTCGTTCCTGCTGACGGCCCTGGGGAATTTCGCCGCCACCGCTTTCGACTTCGTCGCGATCCTGCTGATGTTCTCGCATGTGAACAGCCTGGGTGGTTACTCGCTGGGCGAGATCGCCTTCCTCTACGGGGCTGCCGCCGCCTCGTTCGGATTCTCCGACCTGGTGATGGGTTCGATGGACCGTCTCGGCCGCCGGGTCCGTGACGGCACCCTGGACACCCTGCTGGTCCGCCCGGCCCCGGTCCTCGCGCAGATCGCGGCGGACCGCTTCGCCCTGCGCCGGCTGGGCAGGGTCACCCAGGGCCTGCTGGTTCTCGGCTACGCGATCGGGGTCCTCGACGTCGACTGGACACCGGTGAAGATCCTCCTGGTGCCGGTGATGGTGCTCAGTGGCGCGGTGATCTTCTCGGCGGTGTTCGTGGCCGGTGCGGCGTTCCAGTTCTGGGCGCAGGACGCGTCGGAGGTGCAGAACGCCTTCACCTACGGCGGGGTGACGCTGCTGGAGTACCCGCCGACGGTCTTCGCGAAGGACCTGTTGCGGGGAGTGACCTTCGTGGTCCCGCTGGCCTTTGTGAACTGGCTGCCCGCGCTCTACGTGCTGGGGCGTCCTTACCCGTTGGATGTGCCGCGGTGGACCGCCTTTCTGGGTCCCGTGGTGGCAGTGGCCTGCTGTCTGCTGGCCGGTGCGGCATGGCGGCTGGGCCTGCGGGCCTACCGGAGCACGGGGAGCTAG
- the rph gene encoding ribonuclease PH encodes MSRIDGRTPEELRPVTIERAWSKHAEGSVLISFGDTKVFCTASFTEGVPRWRKGSGEGWVTAEYSMLPRSTNTRGDRESVRGKIGGRTHEISRLIGRSLRAVIDYKALGENTIVLDCDVLQADGGTRTAAITGAYVALADAVAWAQGKKLIRNGRKPLTDTVSAVSVGIVDGAPLLDLCYMEDVRAETDMNVVCTGDGRFVEVQGTAEAEPFDRKELNALLDLATGGCADLTALQVEALGK; translated from the coding sequence ATGTCTCGTATCGACGGCCGCACCCCCGAAGAACTCCGCCCGGTCACCATTGAGCGCGCCTGGAGCAAGCACGCCGAGGGCTCCGTCCTCATCTCCTTCGGCGACACCAAGGTCTTCTGCACCGCCTCCTTCACCGAGGGCGTACCGCGCTGGCGCAAGGGCAGCGGGGAGGGCTGGGTCACTGCCGAGTACTCGATGCTCCCGCGTTCCACCAACACCCGCGGCGACCGGGAATCCGTTCGCGGCAAGATCGGTGGCCGGACGCACGAGATCTCCCGTCTCATCGGCCGTTCGCTGCGCGCGGTCATCGACTACAAGGCGCTCGGCGAGAACACCATCGTCCTGGACTGCGATGTCCTGCAGGCCGACGGCGGCACCCGCACCGCGGCCATCACCGGCGCCTACGTCGCCCTCGCCGACGCCGTCGCCTGGGCGCAGGGCAAGAAGCTCATCAGGAACGGCCGCAAGCCCCTGACCGACACCGTCTCGGCCGTCAGCGTCGGGATCGTGGACGGGGCGCCCCTGCTCGACCTCTGCTACATGGAGGACGTCCGCGCCGAGACCGACATGAACGTCGTCTGCACCGGCGACGGCCGCTTCGTAGAGGTCCAGGGCACCGCCGAGGCGGAGCCCTTCGACCGCAAGGAGCTCAACGCGCTGCTCGACCTGGCCACCGGCGGCTGCGCCGACCTCACCGCCCTTCAGGTCGAGGCGCTCGGCAAGTAG
- a CDS encoding ABC transporter ATP-binding protein, which produces MSSDFITLDAVEKVFEVRRRVTRLRREKQQVRAVDSLTFGIARGEMVGYIGPNGAGKSTTIKMLTGILTPSAGRLRVAGLDPSRERTRLAHRIGVVFGQRTTLWWDLPLRDSYRLAHRMYRIPDARFRENMDRCVELLDLKDLLEVPVRQLSLGQRMRGDIAAALLHDPEVLYLDEPTIGLDVISKARVRGFLRDLNTERGTTVLLTTHDLTDIEQLCRRVMVIDHGRLMYDGALAGLHEVGESERMLVVDLERELPAIETPLARTVKVEGPRQWLAFPAAASAAPVVAAIAAGYPLVDLSVREPDIEAVIAKMYAERGLQ; this is translated from the coding sequence ATGAGCAGCGACTTCATCACACTCGACGCGGTCGAGAAGGTCTTCGAGGTCCGGCGCAGAGTCACCCGGCTGCGCAGGGAGAAGCAGCAGGTCCGGGCGGTGGACAGTCTCACCTTCGGCATCGCCCGGGGCGAGATGGTCGGCTACATCGGACCGAACGGCGCGGGCAAGTCCACCACCATCAAGATGCTCACCGGCATCCTCACCCCCAGTGCCGGCCGCCTGCGGGTGGCCGGCCTCGACCCGTCGAGGGAGCGCACCAGGCTGGCCCACCGCATCGGTGTGGTCTTCGGCCAGCGCACCACCCTCTGGTGGGACCTGCCCCTGCGCGACTCGTACCGGCTGGCCCACCGGATGTACCGCATCCCGGACGCGCGCTTCCGGGAGAACATGGACCGCTGTGTCGAACTGCTCGATCTCAAGGACCTGTTGGAGGTCCCGGTGCGCCAGCTCTCGCTGGGGCAGCGGATGCGCGGCGATATCGCGGCGGCTCTGCTGCATGATCCGGAAGTGCTCTATCTGGACGAGCCGACGATCGGTCTCGATGTCATCTCCAAGGCCAGGGTCCGTGGGTTCCTGCGGGACCTGAACACCGAGCGGGGCACCACGGTCCTCCTGACCACCCATGATCTGACCGATATCGAGCAGCTCTGCAGGCGGGTGATGGTGATCGACCACGGCCGGCTGATGTACGACGGCGCGCTGGCGGGGCTGCACGAGGTGGGGGAGAGCGAGCGGATGCTGGTGGTCGACCTGGAGCGTGAACTGCCCGCGATCGAGACCCCGCTGGCCCGTACGGTGAAGGTCGAGGGCCCACGGCAGTGGCTCGCCTTCCCCGCTGCCGCGTCGGCAGCTCCGGTCGTCGCCGCGATAGCCGCCGGGTATCCGCTGGTGGATCTCTCGGTGCGGGAGCCGGACATCGAGGCGGTCATCGCAAAGATGTACGCCGAGCGTGGCCTTCAATAG
- the bcp gene encoding thioredoxin-dependent thiol peroxidase, with the protein MSERLQPGDTAPAFTLPDADGNEISLADHKGRKVIVYFYPAALTPGCTKQACDFTDNLQFLAGAGYDVIGVSPDKPEKLAKFREKESLKVTLVGDPSKETLVAYGAFGEKKLYGKTVNGVIRSTVVVDEEGKVERAFYNVKATGHVAKIIKDLGL; encoded by the coding sequence ATGAGTGAGCGACTCCAGCCCGGCGACACCGCCCCCGCATTCACCCTGCCCGACGCGGACGGCAATGAGATCTCCCTTGCCGACCACAAGGGCCGCAAGGTCATCGTCTACTTCTATCCCGCCGCGCTTACCCCCGGATGCACCAAGCAGGCCTGCGACTTCACCGACAATCTTCAATTCCTGGCCGGCGCGGGGTACGACGTCATCGGTGTCTCGCCTGACAAGCCGGAGAAGCTCGCGAAATTCCGGGAGAAGGAGTCCCTGAAGGTCACGCTCGTCGGCGATCCGTCCAAGGAGACCCTGGTCGCCTATGGCGCCTTCGGCGAAAAGAAGCTCTACGGCAAAACGGTGAACGGGGTCATCCGCTCCACCGTCGTCGTCGACGAGGAGGGCAAGGTGGAACGCGCCTTCTACAACGTCAAGGCGACCGGCCACGTGGCGAAAATCATCAAGGATCTGGGCCTCTGA
- a CDS encoding DUF3618 domain-containing protein: MSDATDATDARTPAQIEADIKNRRADLADTLDEIGVRLHPSTIVGDAKAKVAAAVDQTAGRAFVAVNGAVVGVRAKFVSPDGAPRLERVIPVALVAVGLVGLLAVSAKRRRG; the protein is encoded by the coding sequence GTGTCGGATGCCACGGACGCCACGGATGCCAGGACCCCGGCGCAGATCGAGGCGGACATCAAGAACCGGCGTGCGGATCTCGCGGACACGCTGGACGAGATCGGGGTGCGGCTGCACCCGAGCACGATCGTGGGCGACGCGAAGGCCAAGGTCGCCGCTGCAGTGGACCAGACCGCTGGGCGTGCCTTCGTCGCGGTGAACGGGGCGGTAGTCGGCGTCAGGGCGAAGTTCGTCTCGCCGGACGGGGCCCCTCGGCTGGAGCGGGTGATTCCGGTGGCGCTCGTCGCGGTGGGCCTGGTGGGGCTGCTCGCGGTCTCCGCAAAACGGCGCAGGGGCTGA
- a CDS encoding GroES family chaperonin yields the protein MSENTHDDKLPIRMLHDRVLVKSDSPEGERRSGGGILIPATAAVGRRLAWAEVVAVGQNVRTVVPGDRVLYDPEDRAEVEVRGVAYVLMRERDLHAVASERVSQDSTGLYL from the coding sequence GTGAGCGAGAACACCCACGACGACAAGCTGCCCATCCGGATGCTGCACGACCGGGTACTGGTCAAATCCGACAGCCCGGAGGGCGAACGGCGCTCCGGCGGCGGCATTCTGATTCCGGCGACCGCCGCGGTCGGCAGGCGGCTGGCCTGGGCCGAGGTGGTGGCGGTCGGGCAGAACGTCCGCACCGTGGTGCCGGGGGACCGGGTGCTGTACGACCCGGAGGACCGGGCCGAGGTAGAGGTCCGCGGGGTGGCGTACGTGCTCATGCGGGAGCGTGATCTGCACGCGGTGGCATCGGAGCGGGTCTCCCAGGACTCGACCGGGCTTTACCTGTAG
- a CDS encoding MFS transporter, protein MEDPGHRTVSDPGAVKRHHALFRTVARRKNPKLRRTDITVTDEAAIKRAVKAASLGNAMEWFDFGIYSYLASTIGHVFFPSGNDTVELLSSFATFAVAFLIRPVGGMVFGPMGDKIGRKKVLALTMIMMAIGTFAIGILPSYASVGFWSPALLIFFRLVQGFSTGGEYGGASTFIAEYAPDKRRGYFGSFLEFGTLAGYVGAAGLVTIMTTFLGSSGMDDWGWRVPFLVAGPLGLVGLYLRLKLDETPAFLKLEGEGVRAGDAATGVETTAHGDLGKIFRNYWPTLILCIALVGAYNITDYMLLSYMPTYLSDELGYSDTHGLLILLGVMVFLMLIISQVGKLSDRFGRKPLLMAGMLGFLVLSLPAFLLIRDGSVIAITVGMLMLGLSLICMLGTMSAALPALFPTQVRYGSLSVGYNLSASLFGGTTPFVITALISLVGTNLMPAYYAMAAALVGVIAVACMKETANKPLDGSPPSVETKEEAAELVHAQAPEPRF, encoded by the coding sequence ATGGAGGATCCCGGCCATCGGACCGTTTCCGATCCGGGTGCGGTGAAGCGCCATCACGCGCTCTTCCGCACGGTAGCCCGCCGGAAGAACCCGAAGCTGCGCCGTACCGACATCACGGTGACGGACGAAGCGGCCATCAAGCGGGCCGTCAAGGCGGCCTCGCTCGGCAACGCCATGGAATGGTTCGACTTCGGCATCTACAGCTACCTGGCGTCCACCATCGGGCATGTCTTCTTCCCTTCGGGGAACGACACGGTCGAGCTGCTCTCCTCGTTTGCCACCTTTGCTGTCGCATTCCTGATCCGCCCGGTCGGCGGCATGGTCTTCGGTCCGATGGGCGACAAGATCGGCCGCAAGAAGGTACTCGCCCTCACCATGATCATGATGGCGATCGGCACCTTCGCCATCGGCATCCTGCCGTCGTACGCATCGGTCGGTTTCTGGTCACCGGCCCTGCTGATCTTCTTCCGGCTGGTGCAGGGCTTCTCCACCGGCGGCGAGTACGGCGGAGCATCGACCTTCATCGCGGAGTACGCCCCTGACAAGCGCCGCGGCTACTTCGGCAGCTTCCTGGAGTTCGGCACGCTGGCCGGCTACGTCGGCGCGGCCGGACTGGTCACGATCATGACCACTTTCCTCGGCTCCAGCGGCATGGACGACTGGGGCTGGCGCGTCCCGTTCCTCGTCGCGGGGCCGCTCGGTCTGGTGGGTCTCTACCTCCGGCTGAAGCTGGACGAGACACCGGCCTTCCTGAAGCTGGAGGGCGAGGGCGTCCGGGCCGGCGACGCGGCGACCGGGGTCGAGACGACGGCCCACGGCGACCTGGGCAAGATCTTCCGGAACTACTGGCCGACGCTGATCCTCTGCATCGCCCTGGTCGGCGCGTACAACATCACCGACTACATGCTGCTGTCGTACATGCCGACGTATCTGTCCGACGAACTCGGCTACAGCGACACCCACGGGCTGCTGATCCTGCTGGGCGTCATGGTCTTCCTGATGCTGATCATCAGCCAGGTCGGCAAGCTCAGCGACCGCTTCGGCCGGAAGCCTCTGCTGATGGCCGGCATGCTCGGCTTCCTCGTGCTGTCGCTGCCCGCCTTCCTGCTCATCAGGGACGGTTCCGTCATCGCGATCACCGTGGGCATGCTGATGCTGGGCCTCTCCCTGATCTGCATGCTCGGCACCATGTCGGCCGCGCTCCCGGCCCTCTTCCCGACACAGGTCCGCTACGGCTCCCTCTCGGTGGGCTACAACCTCTCGGCGTCGCTCTTCGGTGGCACCACACCCTTCGTCATCACCGCCCTGATCAGTCTGGTGGGCACCAACCTGATGCCTGCCTACTACGCCATGGCGGCGGCGCTGGTCGGCGTGATCGCGGTCGCCTGCATGAAGGAGACGGCCAACAAGCCGCTGGACGGCTCCCCGCCGTCGGTGGAGACGAAGGAGGAGGCGGCTGAGCTGGTCCACGCACAGGCTCCGGAACCCAGGTTCTGA